The genome window CTTGCCGGCCTTAAGCACCGGCAGCAGATTGACCTTTTGCTCCGACATGATCTCGGCGATGTCTATGACCGTGGTGTCTTCCGTGATCGTAACAACCTTGCGGGCGCAGATGTCCCCTACCCGTGTGGCTGTCAGGCGTTTTACTTCCTGTTCAAATTTTTTTGAGCTTTCCAGATAAATGGCCGCATCCAGGAAGCTTACCACCGTGGGAATGTGAAGCCGTTTGTTCCGGCTGATGAGGTCGTTCTCGGTCACGATGCCGTAGAGCGCGCCCGAGTCGTCAACCACCGGCACACCGCTGATCTCGTTATTCACGAGAATGGAAGAAAGCTCCTCGATGGAGGTA of Nitrospirota bacterium contains these proteins:
- a CDS encoding CBS domain-containing protein is translated as MLIAKDIMTTDVLVVKPDTSIEELSSILVNNEISGVPVVDDSGALYGIVTENDLISRNKRLHIPTVVSFLDAAIYLESSKKFEQEVKRLTATRVGDICARKVVTITEDTTVIDIAEIMSEQKVNLLPVLKAGKVVGIVGKRDMVKAVIRQAE